The following are encoded together in the Flavobacterium sp. TR2 genome:
- a CDS encoding phosphopantetheine-binding protein has product MEALKEELKNKIITTLNLEDIAVEDIADNDPLFGDGLGLDSIDALELIVILDKDYGIKLVDPKEGKSIFQSIETMAAYISANRTK; this is encoded by the coding sequence ATGGAAGCATTAAAAGAAGAATTAAAAAATAAAATCATAACAACTTTAAACCTTGAAGATATCGCAGTAGAAGATATTGCTGATAACGATCCTTTGTTTGGAGACGGTTTAGGTTTAGACTCGATTGATGCGCTTGAATTGATCGTGATTTTAGATAAGGATTACGGAATTAAATTGGTTGACCCTAAAGAAGGAAAATCTATTTTCCAATCTATCGAAACGATGGCGGCGTATATTAGCGCTAACAGAACGAAGTAA
- a CDS encoding beta-ketoacyl-[acyl-carrier-protein] synthase family protein: protein MKGVAITGMGIISAIGNSVEENYISLTENKIGISRIQNISTVHADVIKVGEIKKTNEDLIGELKLNEDNNFSRTAMIGTLAAKQAVENANITDINEFRTGLISATSVGGMDMTEKHYYDYFEKPELTKYITCHDGGDVAEKIADELGLKGMVTTISTACSSAANSIMLGARLIKTGKLDRVIVGGADALAKFTINGFKTLMILSDDYNKPFDNTRKGLNLGEAAAFLVLESDEIVSKQNKKVLARVSGYGNANDAFHQTASSENGDGAYLAMKKAFDISGLKPSEIDYINVHGTATPNNDLSEGRALLRIYKDEKVPDFSSTKPFTGHTLAAAAAIEAVYSVLAIQNNVVYPNLNFNIPMEEFDLKPQTTLKNKNIEHVLSNSFGFGGNCSTLIFSKS from the coding sequence ATGAAAGGTGTTGCAATAACGGGAATGGGAATTATATCTGCGATTGGCAATTCGGTTGAGGAAAATTACATTTCACTAACCGAAAACAAAATCGGCATTTCTCGTATTCAAAATATTTCGACTGTTCATGCAGATGTTATCAAAGTTGGCGAAATCAAAAAAACCAACGAAGATCTTATCGGTGAACTGAAATTAAATGAGGATAATAATTTCTCCAGAACGGCTATGATTGGCACTTTAGCAGCAAAACAAGCTGTTGAAAATGCTAACATCACCGATATAAATGAATTTAGAACGGGACTTATTTCGGCTACAAGCGTGGGCGGAATGGATATGACGGAGAAACATTATTACGATTATTTCGAAAAACCAGAATTGACCAAATACATCACTTGCCATGACGGTGGAGATGTTGCCGAAAAAATTGCTGATGAATTAGGCTTAAAAGGAATGGTGACAACGATAAGTACTGCTTGTTCGTCTGCAGCCAATTCGATTATGCTGGGTGCAAGATTGATCAAAACTGGAAAACTGGATCGCGTAATTGTGGGCGGAGCTGATGCTTTGGCCAAATTTACCATCAACGGATTTAAAACTCTGATGATTTTATCTGACGATTACAACAAACCTTTTGACAACACTAGAAAAGGGTTAAATCTTGGTGAAGCTGCGGCATTTTTAGTTTTAGAATCGGATGAAATTGTGTCCAAACAAAACAAAAAAGTTCTGGCAAGAGTTTCGGGTTATGGAAATGCAAACGATGCTTTTCACCAAACCGCTTCTTCAGAAAATGGAGACGGCGCTTATTTGGCCATGAAAAAAGCGTTTGATATTTCGGGTTTAAAACCTTCTGAAATTGATTACATTAACGTTCACGGAACCGCAACGCCAAACAACGATTTATCTGAAGGAAGAGCTTTGCTTCGAATTTACAAAGATGAAAAAGTTCCAGATTTCAGCTCTACAAAACCTTTTACGGGTCATACTTTAGCGGCTGCCGCGGCAATTGAAGCCGTTTACAGCGTTTTGGCCATTCAAAATAATGTGGTTTACCCAAACTTGAATTTTAACATTCCGATGGAAGAATTTGATTTGAAACCGCAAACAACTTTAAAGAACAAAAATATCGAACACGTTTTATCTAACTCTTTTGGTTTTGGCGGAAACTGTTCAACCCTTATATTTTCAAAAAGCTAA
- a CDS encoding beta-ketoacyl synthase N-terminal-like domain-containing protein: MTKKTYINGVGCISTQKTFDTVFLEEAVVNHNENVLAIIPPAYKEYISPAASRRMAKGVKNGIVASALAMKDANVENVDAIITGTGLGCIEDSEKFLKSILDNNEEFLTPTSFIQSTHNTVGAQIALLQQCKGYNFTYVNGAVSFESALIDAKMQIEEDEANSILVGGVDENGDYTTSLFKLNGRIKADNNAPYDVLNSTTSGAVYGEGASFFVLENERKENTYAELVDVSIVNTLEENEVEAAIKSFLKSNNLDISAIDALVLGFDGNADFENYYRNLAENLFVQTPILYYKHLSGEYDTASAFAFWMAAKILKTQETPEIVKVNAVEKSDYKTILLYNQLNGKNHSFTLLSK; encoded by the coding sequence ATGACAAAAAAAACATATATAAATGGAGTAGGCTGTATTTCGACTCAAAAAACATTTGATACTGTTTTTTTGGAAGAAGCTGTTGTAAATCATAACGAAAATGTACTGGCAATTATTCCGCCAGCTTACAAAGAATACATTTCGCCTGCTGCCAGCCGACGTATGGCAAAAGGTGTAAAAAACGGAATCGTTGCTTCGGCTCTGGCAATGAAAGATGCCAATGTTGAAAATGTCGATGCGATTATCACAGGAACAGGTTTAGGCTGCATTGAAGATTCTGAAAAATTCCTGAAAAGCATTTTAGACAATAACGAAGAGTTTTTGACACCAACTTCTTTTATTCAATCTACGCACAATACCGTTGGCGCGCAAATTGCACTTTTGCAGCAATGCAAAGGCTATAATTTTACGTATGTAAATGGAGCTGTTTCTTTTGAGTCGGCATTGATTGATGCGAAAATGCAGATTGAAGAAGACGAAGCCAATTCAATTTTAGTAGGCGGTGTCGACGAAAATGGAGATTATACCACTTCGCTTTTTAAATTGAACGGTCGCATTAAAGCAGATAATAATGCTCCGTATGATGTTTTGAATTCTACAACGAGCGGTGCTGTTTATGGTGAAGGCGCGAGTTTTTTTGTTTTAGAAAATGAAAGAAAAGAAAACACTTATGCCGAACTTGTAGATGTTTCTATTGTAAACACTTTGGAAGAAAATGAAGTTGAAGCCGCAATTAAATCATTTTTAAAATCAAATAATTTAGACATTTCAGCTATTGACGCTCTAGTTTTAGGTTTTGACGGAAATGCTGATTTTGAGAATTATTATAGAAATCTTGCCGAAAATTTGTTTGTTCAAACTCCTATTTTGTATTACAAACACTTGAGCGGCGAATATGATACAGCCTCGGCTTTTGCTTTTTGGATGGCTGCTAAAATTTTGAAAACACAGGAAACTCCAGAAATCGTAAAAGTAAATGCTGTGGAAAAATCAGACTACAAAACGATTTTATTATACAATCAATTAAACGGAAAAAACCATAGTTTTACGCTGCTGTCAAAATGA
- a CDS encoding 3-oxoacyl-ACP synthase, with product MTQNKTYIQSYITIQNNEIVLNGTSVFKIEPTDFADFSKQAYRNFEMQYPKFFKMDALSKLAFLGSELLLSPITSTEQENNIALVLANKSSSLDTDVKYQESISDKENYYPSPAVFVYTLPNICLGEISIRHQLKSENSFFIFDAFNTEFLSNYSEILLNTNKADSVLCGWVEFFNESYKAFLCIISADENTNYTNETINTLYNK from the coding sequence ATGACTCAAAACAAAACCTACATACAATCCTACATCACCATCCAAAACAACGAAATTGTTTTGAACGGAACTTCTGTATTCAAAATTGAACCAACCGATTTTGCTGATTTCTCGAAACAAGCGTATCGCAATTTTGAAATGCAATATCCAAAGTTTTTTAAAATGGATGCTTTGAGCAAACTGGCTTTTTTAGGTTCAGAACTGCTTTTGAGTCCGATAACCTCAACGGAGCAAGAAAATAATATTGCTTTGGTTTTGGCCAATAAATCGTCAAGTTTAGATACCGATGTAAAATATCAGGAATCGATTTCAGACAAAGAAAACTATTATCCGAGTCCGGCGGTCTTTGTTTATACGCTGCCAAATATTTGCTTGGGCGAAATAAGTATCCGCCATCAGCTGAAAAGTGAAAATTCTTTTTTTATATTTGATGCTTTCAATACCGAATTTTTGTCGAACTATTCGGAGATTTTGTTAAACACAAATAAAGCAGATTCTGTTTTATGTGGCTGGGTAGAATTTTTTAATGAAAGTTATAAAGCGTTTCTTTGCATCATAAGTGCAGACGAAAACACAAATTATACAAACGAAACAATCAATACATTATACAATAAATAA
- a CDS encoding polysaccharide deacetylase family protein, giving the protein MITHKNISLFFIFLLLLLFLLNLYNAIHFVWFIGITLVWIGINAFGSSRISSNYHVKAFCSNPVETEKKIALTFDDGPSIYTLEVLELLKKYNAKATFFCIGKNIEAHPEILQKVIDEGHLVGNHSYSHSKFFDFYNARKITEELQKTDKLLEKFTAKKINFFRPPYGVTTPSIRRALKVTGHKTIGWNIRSLDGGTQNQELIFNRLIKHISPGGIVLLHDTGKHSVLVLEQFLQFLQQNNYQVISIEELLSLKAYEN; this is encoded by the coding sequence ATGATAACGCACAAAAACATATCGCTGTTTTTCATCTTTTTACTGCTTTTATTGTTTCTGTTGAATCTTTATAACGCAATTCACTTTGTGTGGTTTATTGGTATAACTCTAGTTTGGATCGGAATAAATGCCTTTGGTTCTTCGAGAATTTCTTCCAATTATCATGTAAAGGCGTTTTGCAGCAATCCTGTAGAAACAGAAAAAAAAATCGCGCTTACTTTTGACGACGGGCCAAGCATTTACACTTTGGAAGTTTTAGAACTTCTGAAAAAATACAATGCCAAAGCGACTTTCTTCTGCATCGGAAAAAACATTGAAGCGCATCCCGAAATTCTCCAAAAAGTGATTGACGAAGGTCATTTGGTTGGAAATCATTCCTACTCGCATTCTAAATTTTTTGATTTTTACAATGCAAGAAAAATAACCGAAGAACTTCAGAAAACAGATAAACTTCTAGAGAAATTCACGGCAAAGAAAATTAACTTTTTTCGTCCGCCTTATGGAGTTACTACCCCTTCGATCAGAAGAGCTTTAAAAGTGACTGGACATAAAACAATTGGCTGGAATATTCGTTCTCTTGATGGAGGAACGCAAAATCAGGAATTAATTTTCAATCGGTTAATTAAACATATTTCTCCCGGCGGAATTGTACTTTTGCATGATACAGGCAAACATTCGGTTTTGGTGCTGGAACAGTTTTTGCAATTTTTACAGCAAAATAATTATCAAGTCATTTCGATCGAAGAACTTTTGAGTCTCAAAGCTTATGAAAATTGA
- a CDS encoding porin family protein, with product MRNFVVLAFVLLIGIRAEAQVKVSPGLRGGLNVSTLTNIDDNSSKTDFYVGGLVNIRFNKFFSLQPEINYSRQGDEGRYFENGRYYTEKYELNYVTLGAVAKFNFGGGGFHLLAGPSLDLKVSDNYINSDPEDFDLAFVGGLGYTLPNGLTFEARIKQGLVDIYGYNGYHNDNDYYYNDVILNQVFQIGISYTFKTK from the coding sequence ATGAGAAATTTTGTTGTACTTGCATTTGTTTTATTAATCGGAATCCGAGCAGAAGCACAAGTAAAAGTTAGCCCTGGACTTAGAGGGGGTTTGAATGTGTCGACATTAACGAATATAGACGATAATAGTTCTAAAACCGATTTTTATGTGGGGGGACTGGTAAATATTAGATTTAATAAATTTTTCTCGTTACAGCCAGAAATAAATTACTCCAGACAGGGTGATGAAGGAAGATACTTTGAAAATGGCCGTTATTATACTGAAAAATATGAGTTAAATTATGTAACGCTTGGAGCGGTTGCTAAATTTAACTTTGGTGGTGGCGGTTTTCATCTATTGGCAGGACCATCATTAGATTTAAAAGTTAGTGATAATTATATTAATTCTGACCCAGAGGATTTTGACCTTGCCTTTGTTGGCGGTTTGGGTTACACCTTGCCAAATGGATTGACTTTTGAAGCGAGAATTAAGCAGGGATTAGTTGATATTTATGGCTACAATGGATATCATAATGATAATGATTATTATTACAATGATGTGATTTTGAACCAAGTTTTCCAAATTGGTATTAGCTATACGTTTAAAACTAAATAA
- a CDS encoding outer membrane lipoprotein carrier protein LolA, translating to MKTKIAILILFISGSLFAQEQKMTASEISQFKEDVNVVAKKIKTLTTDFVQYKHLDFLSKDIETSGKMVFKEPALLQWQYKKPYNYSITFKNGKILINDEGKKSAVDIGNSKIFARINKLIVGSVSGNMFDDKEFTISYFKLKGQNLAKFIPKDATLKKYIKQIELTFDKEEATVVQVKLLESSEDYTRIVLKNKVINAKIDDSVFTN from the coding sequence ATGAAAACTAAAATAGCTATACTAATTTTATTTATTTCAGGCAGTTTATTTGCTCAAGAGCAAAAAATGACTGCTTCAGAAATCTCTCAGTTTAAAGAGGATGTAAATGTTGTGGCAAAAAAAATCAAGACTTTAACTACCGATTTTGTTCAGTACAAACATTTAGATTTTTTATCGAAAGATATTGAAACTTCGGGGAAAATGGTTTTTAAAGAACCTGCTTTGCTTCAATGGCAATATAAAAAACCGTACAATTATAGCATCACTTTCAAAAACGGAAAAATCCTGATTAACGACGAAGGAAAGAAAAGCGCTGTAGATATTGGAAACAGCAAAATCTTTGCCCGAATCAATAAGTTGATTGTTGGAAGTGTAAGCGGCAATATGTTTGATGACAAAGAATTTACGATTTCGTATTTTAAATTGAAAGGTCAGAATCTGGCGAAATTTATTCCGAAAGATGCTACCCTCAAAAAATACATTAAACAAATTGAACTGACTTTTGACAAAGAAGAAGCAACTGTTGTTCAGGTAAAATTACTAGAATCATCTGAAGATTATACTCGAATTGTACTTAAAAATAAAGTGATCAATGCAAAAATCGACGATTCAGTTTTTACTAATTAA
- a CDS encoding beta-ketoacyl synthase N-terminal-like domain-containing protein — MTKEIYITQMNCITPLGFDVETNIEAILRGDSGIQLHSDVTLMPNPFYASIISDKKINGAFAKISTETKYSRLEKMMILALEPIIKNSKAELNSKTAFILSTTKGNVTALANDSEESFNNAHLDVLSKKVGDFFGFQTQPIVVSNACVSGILAVSIAKRMIQSELYDNIFVVAGDEVSEFVLSGFNAFQAMSELPCKPYSKNRTGVSLGEATAAVLVSAEAKNAKIKVLGDSSINDANHISGPSRTGEGLFRSIQNALKEAQIEANKLDYISAHGTATPYNDEMEAIALTRLDLQNVPVNSLKGFYGHTLGASGLLETVIAIESTNQNKLFESKGFDEIGISEAINVIEKNGDATIKYFLKTASGFGGCNTAVVFEKVKSNL; from the coding sequence ATGACAAAAGAAATATACATCACACAAATGAATTGTATCACGCCTTTAGGTTTTGATGTTGAAACAAACATCGAAGCGATTTTGCGTGGTGATTCGGGAATTCAGCTTCATAGTGATGTTACTTTGATGCCGAATCCCTTTTATGCTTCGATTATTTCTGATAAAAAAATAAACGGTGCTTTTGCAAAAATCAGCACTGAGACAAAATATTCCCGTTTAGAGAAAATGATGATTTTGGCTTTGGAGCCGATTATCAAAAATTCAAAAGCCGAACTAAACTCAAAAACCGCTTTTATACTTTCTACTACAAAAGGAAATGTAACCGCTTTGGCAAATGATTCTGAAGAAAGTTTCAACAACGCACATTTAGATGTTTTATCAAAAAAAGTTGGTGATTTCTTCGGCTTCCAAACCCAGCCAATTGTAGTTTCAAATGCCTGCGTTTCTGGAATTCTGGCTGTTTCTATTGCCAAGAGAATGATTCAGTCTGAACTATACGACAATATTTTTGTGGTGGCAGGCGACGAAGTTTCAGAATTTGTATTGTCTGGTTTTAATGCTTTTCAAGCCATGAGCGAACTGCCTTGCAAACCGTATTCTAAAAATAGAACAGGCGTAAGTTTAGGCGAAGCAACAGCAGCTGTTTTAGTTTCGGCGGAAGCCAAAAACGCTAAAATAAAAGTACTTGGCGACAGTTCGATCAACGATGCCAATCATATTTCTGGGCCTTCAAGAACAGGTGAAGGTTTGTTCAGAAGCATACAGAATGCTTTAAAAGAAGCACAAATTGAAGCCAACAAATTAGATTATATTTCAGCACACGGAACCGCAACGCCTTACAATGACGAAATGGAGGCAATTGCATTAACTCGTTTAGATTTGCAAAATGTTCCCGTGAATAGTTTAAAAGGATTTTACGGTCATACGTTAGGCGCTTCTGGATTATTGGAAACCGTAATTGCGATTGAATCTACCAATCAAAATAAACTTTTTGAATCGAAAGGTTTTGATGAAATTGGAATTAGTGAAGCTATCAATGTGATTGAGAAAAACGGAGACGCAACTATTAAATATTTTTTGAAAACGGCTTCTGGATTTGGAGGTTGTAATACGGCTGTGGTTTTTGAGAAAGTGAAATCCAACTTGTAA
- a CDS encoding porin family protein, whose translation MNKQNLAIIALTFFAFLTAQAQVTFKPGIHAGINISKLTNTDLGNKTDFYIGAFGALKLGRVYTLQPELTYSRQGGKGSADMGTTSIYNQQTNTYATTSVSGTVDASLQYLSAITINKFNFTENIYALAGPFTDILIADNIKAEPKDKEYNFNKGEDIDFGIIAGLGYSLKNGIAFEARVKKGFTNAFTNYYDESSDSNNLVFQFGAAYTFGK comes from the coding sequence ATGAATAAACAAAATTTAGCGATCATTGCATTAACTTTTTTTGCATTTTTAACGGCACAAGCTCAAGTAACATTTAAACCTGGTATTCATGCCGGAATTAACATTTCTAAACTAACAAATACTGATCTTGGCAACAAAACAGATTTTTATATAGGAGCTTTTGGAGCTTTAAAACTTGGAAGAGTTTATACGCTGCAACCTGAATTAACATATTCAAGACAAGGAGGAAAAGGCTCTGCAGATATGGGTACAACAAGTATTTACAATCAGCAAACAAATACATATGCAACAACATCTGTTAGCGGCACAGTAGATGCTTCATTGCAATACCTTTCTGCAATTACTATTAATAAATTTAATTTTACTGAAAATATATATGCATTAGCAGGACCTTTTACTGATATTTTAATCGCTGATAACATAAAAGCAGAACCTAAAGACAAAGAATACAATTTTAACAAAGGTGAAGATATTGACTTCGGAATTATTGCAGGTTTAGGATACAGCTTGAAAAATGGAATTGCATTTGAAGCAAGAGTAAAAAAAGGATTTACAAATGCTTTTACTAATTATTATGATGAAAGTAGTGATAGCAACAACTTAGTGTTTCAATTCGGTGCTGCCTATACATTTGGAAAATAA